The Roseibium sp. Sym1 nucleotide sequence ATCCTGCGGCCGCTGTCGCAAATGGTCATCCTGCTCTGGATCGTCAACGGCCTTTTCATTGCGTCCTTGAGCGCGCTCGGCATCAGCCTGTGGCAGGGCGGTCTCGTCACGGTCGGCTCGCTGACGCTGGCGATCACCCTGTCGGTGCGCATCGTCAACATGTCCGCCTGGATCATGTGGATCACGACCGACATTTTCGAAAATGTCGGAACGGTTCAGGAAGGCATGCAAACGATCTCCCAGCCCCACACGCTGGTGGACCGCGCGGGCGCCAAGCCGCTCGATGTCTCCAGGGGCGAGATCGTCTTTGACCGGATCCGGTTCCATTACGGCCAGGACAAGGGCGTCATCGAGGACCTGTCGCTTCGGATCGCGCCGGGCGAGAAAGTGGGCCTGGTCGGGCGCTCCGGGGCCGGCAAGTCGACCCTCGTCAATCTGATGCTGCGCTTTTATGATCTTGAGGGCGGGCGCATTCTGATCGACGGTCAGGACATCGGCGCCGTCACACAGGACAGCCTGAGGGCGCAGATCGGCATGGTCACCCAGGACACGTCGCTGCTGCACCGCTCGGTGCTGGACAACATCGTCTATGGCCGCTCCGGCGCGAGCCGGGAGGAGGCAATGCGGGCAGCCGAAAAGGCCCATGCCATGTCCTTCATTCCCGATCTTCAGGATTTCAGGGGACGGCGCGGTCTCGACGCCCATGTCGGCGAGCGCGGCGTCAAGCTGTCCGGCGGGCAGCGCCAGCGGATTGCCATTGCCCGGGTGCTCCTGAAAGATGCACCGATCCTGGTTCTGGACGAGGCGACGTCGGCGCTCGATTCCGAAGTCGAGGCCGCCATCCAGGAGAGCCTGTTCGATCTGATGAAGGGCAAAACGGTGATTGCCATTGCCCACCGCCTGTCGACCATCGCCGCGATGGACCGGCTGATCATCATGGATCAGGGCCGGATCATCGAAGAAGGCTCACACCAGAGCTTGCTGCAAAAGGGCGGGGTCTATGCCCAGCTCTGGAACAGGCAGTCCGGCGGGTTCCTGGACCCGGCGGCCGTGGCGTGAATGAGAAAGCTTCCCGTGAAGGTAAGATTGCCTTCACGGGAAGGGTTCACGGGAAGGGTTCACGGGGGCAAGGTGAAACGAGATCTTCCGTAAACAAACAGGCCTTGCCGCTTGTTCGCCAGCGGGGCAGGACAATTGCATTTGCAATTCCTCGTCAAAGCCCTTGGCAAATACGTCACCTTTGGAGTCATCCCGGCCAAGCGCAGCGCGAGCCGGGACCCACTCTCAGATCCGCATACCAAAGCATACGGTGCGTTTTCGAACGGTGCTTTTGCTCCTGCACTGTGCAAACGAGTGGGCCCCGGGTCTCACTTCGTTCGCCCGGGGTGACACCGGTGTTTGTGGGGTGTCTTCTTCAATTGCGATGGCCCTGTCCTCCAGGGCGGGGCCGCAAGCGGCGAAGCCTCAGTGGACAGAGATCGGACCACAATGGCATCGCCCTAAAACCCCCCGTCATAGGCCCGCCGCTCGATCCGGCAGGCGAGCAGCGTGAAGCCGTCGCGTTTCAAGGCGTCCTCGGCTTCGCTCCTGAGGGTGTCCGCATCCTCGACCCAGACACCGTGGCCGCCATAGGCCCTGGCGACCGCCGGGAAATCCGTTTCGCCGAAATCGACGCCGACATTCGGCCGCTGGCTGCCGCGCTGTTTCAGTTCGATCAGGGCGAGGCTCGTGTCGACCAGGACGCAGATGATCACCGGGATTTTCAGATCGCGCAGGGTGGAAAGTTCGCCGAGGCACATTTCAAGGCCCGCATCACCGACGAAAGCGATCACCGGGGACTGGCCCTCGACCAGGCGGTGGCCCATGGCCAGCGGCACGGCGCAGCCCATGGTGCAGAGCGCGGAGGATTGCAGCAGCTGGCGCGGCAGCGGGCAGCGCCAGATCTGGCTGACGAGAATGCGGTGGGCGCCGCTGTCGGCCGTGGCCACCGTGTCGTCCGGCATCGCGTCGCGCAGGGTGTGGAAGACCGTGCCCGGGCCCCAGCCGGAGGCTTCCGGCGCGAAGGCCGCTTCGAGATCGGCACGGACCTGTGCGGGTTCGCCATTTGCCCAGGAGGGCGTGGCCGGGTCGCGAACCTCGCCCATCCG carries:
- a CDS encoding ABC transporter ATP-binding protein; protein product: MNTVFSYLENLVSPFKHHDGTPPPSDLSAFYWHFIRQIWKPLAWLMAFGFVVSIIEVALFDYLGRIVDYLNTTGPDQLLSDHGGELIWMLVVVAVLRPIFGAGHTMIKFQIIEPAMTNLIRWQTHKHVLGQSLSFFNNDFAGRIANKIIQTGPSLRGSVVSLIDAIWFVLIYVVAAIYLFLGVDAWLVLPLAGWLVIYVALLVFFVPQIKERSAIMSEARSSLTGRIVDSYTNILTVKLFAAGRKEEAYTRESLEDHTRKFYDILRPLSQMVILLWIVNGLFIASLSALGISLWQGGLVTVGSLTLAITLSVRIVNMSAWIMWITTDIFENVGTVQEGMQTISQPHTLVDRAGAKPLDVSRGEIVFDRIRFHYGQDKGVIEDLSLRIAPGEKVGLVGRSGAGKSTLVNLMLRFYDLEGGRILIDGQDIGAVTQDSLRAQIGMVTQDTSLLHRSVLDNIVYGRSGASREEAMRAAEKAHAMSFIPDLQDFRGRRGLDAHVGERGVKLSGGQRQRIAIARVLLKDAPILVLDEATSALDSEVEAAIQESLFDLMKGKTVIAIAHRLSTIAAMDRLIIMDQGRIIEEGSHQSLLQKGGVYAQLWNRQSGGFLDPAAVA